CCCGCCGAGGCTGGCGCGCATGTCCGTCGCGATGACGACGCCGTCCTCGGTCGTGATACCGATCGTCGTCGTCCCCGTCTTGTTCACGTTGTCGAGGTCTGCACGCGAGAACTCGTTCTTGGGCATCGAGCCGACTTCCGGCTCGTATGGGTTCGGGTCGTCGGCCAGCTGGTTGACCGTCCGGGAGAAGTCCGAATTATGCTGTGGTGCTCGCATTGACCGAACGTTACGACCGGCACGATATAAAACACCGGCGGTCATCGTCCTTGTTTCCGGTTTGTCCGCCGCCCTGTTTGTCCCTGTTCGCTGTCGAGTGCGAACGGCGAGACCCAACAGAACGCGTCGGACAGCGCCCAGACCAGCGACACCGCTCAGGATGGCGTTGAATGCAGCCGCAAAACGAGCGTCGTGTTAGTGCCTGATCAGTGCTGTGCGCCCTCGTAGGCGTTCTCGACGGTGTCGATGAGGCGGTGGACCGGGAGCGTAACCCCGGCCTGGCGGGCGGCGATGGCGAGTGGCATGGCGACGATGCCAACCATGATGCACAGTTGATACAGCGCGAACAGCGTTGCGTGGTACACGCGGGAGATCATCAGCGTTCAGGCGTGGCTCAGACGAGGGTTATATATAAAAGTTCGTTATTTCTAATATTCATAATGATTGTGCCTGTTGGATCAGGTCGGCGCAGTCATGCGATTCAAGGGTGGTTGTGCTCGGGGAAACTCAAGGTGTACTCGAGTCGAAATCTGACTAAGTGGGTGGCAATCGATACGCTGAATTCGCATAACTTATAGAATTCATTTCGTTCCCGTGCGCGCTCGTCGACGCGTCTGTAGTCTGTACTCTGTAGTCTATACCATGTTCAGCAGTCGCATGCGAGTGTGCGTGATGGGGTGCACCGATATTTCCGCGATGGCGGCGCGGACGAACCGCAAGACAAGAAACCCCCCGGACCGACCACGACATATGGGCAACTATCTCGTCGCGATGGAAGCAGCGTGGCTCGTTCGTGACGTCGATTCGATAGACGACGCGATCGGTGTCGCAGTAAGCGAAGCCGGAAAGCGACTCAACAGCGAGAATATGGACTACGTCGAGGTCGAAGTCGGCGCGACGGGCTGTCCGGCCTGCGGTGAGCCGTTCGACTCCGCGTTCGTCGCGGCCCAGACTGCACTCGTCGGCCTGGGACTCGAGATGGAAGTGTTCAACGCCGACAGCGAGGAACACGCCTCTCGCATTGCAAAGAGCGAAGTCGGCGGCGCACTGCGTGACGTGCCGCTGTCGGTCGTCGAGATTATGGAAACGCCAGCGGACGAGTAACGGACGACCGCGACCACAGCGGTCGTCTTATCCCCGAGATCGTAGTGCGAAAGAGCGGGTGCCAGCAGGTATCGCTCGCCACTTCTCGACCACGAAGATTCACTCCCACCCAAAGCTCTTTCTATAACCCCTGGTTATTGGCTGCTATGGAGCTGCCAACCCCTGCGGACCTGCGCCAGCGACGGACCGACCTCGGGTTGACTCAGAGCGAACTCGCCGAGACGGCAGACGTCTCCCAGCCGCTGATCGCCCGCATCGAGGGCGGCGACGTCGATCCGCGCCTCTCGACGCTGCGTCGAATCGTCAACGCACTCGAGAAGGCCGAGAGCGACGTGGTTCGCGCGGAGGATCTGATGAACGAGGCCGTGGTGAACGTAACGCCGGACGATCCGGTGAAGGAAGCGGCGCGAAAGATGGAAGAGGAGGCCTACTCACAACTCGCCGTGATTCAGGACGGCATTCCGGTTGGCTCGATCAGTCAGAGCGATCTGGTCCACCTCGATTCCGCCGCCCGCGACGAACCGATCGCGGACCACATGAGCGAGAGTTTCCCGACGGTGTCGAAAGACGCGACCCTAGACGAGATCAGCAACCTGCTGGAGCACTACAAGGCCGTGATGATCACGGAAGCGGGAGAAACGGTTGGGATCATTACCGAGGCAGACGTCGCGTCGCGGTTCTCCTGAGCACCGGAGATGCTGCGCTCCCGCGAGCGAGGGCGGGAGCGTGAGCGGGAGCGTGAGCGTGAGCACTTGAACGGGTGGGTGATTCGGCGCTTAGTCGCTGTGGCAGGGCAGCCGGCCGGCTACCGTCTACTCGAGTGCAGGTCGCGGTGCGTTTTCGTAGCGGATCATTTTCTCCGGTTTGTCGGAGATGGTCTCGTACAGTTGCTGGAGGGTTTCCTCTGCGGCAAGGACGTTGTGTTCGTCGAGGAACTGCCGGCCGTCGTCGGTGAGCGCGTAGAATTTCCAGGGATAGCCCTGCTGGCGCTCGTCTTCGGGGAGGGAGACCTCGCGAACGACGCCGACGTCGATCAGTTTCTGGACGTGTTTGTAGACGGTTGCGTCGCTCACGCTGGGGTTCAACTGCTCGAGTTCGTACATCGAAGGCAGTTGTTCTGGGTGTTGAACGATATTCGTGAGCAGTGCGAACCGGGTCTGTTGGGTGACGAAGTGGAGGAGTTCGCGCGCGTTCGACCCCTCGGTGGTCCCAAGCCGGGTACTCATACAGCGGCCTACGGACTGTATCACCAAGTAGTTTACCCTGGAGTGAACTACTCTGGAGTGACTTACCGTAGAGTAAACAACTCTCGAAGAGTCGCTGCAAAAGAATCGGAAATAGGTTTTCTGCCAATATGCGCTGTTTCAGGGCCTGTACCCAGTATCGGAAGAATCGGAAGAATCGGAAACGACCCGGAAACGACTATAATGGCGTGCCGATACGCATTGGATATGACCAACACCGAGCCACCCGTCCCCGAGTCGGTCCTGACGAGCGCTCGCGAGCGCTTAGAGCAGGAAGAACTCACCCTCGCCGACAACGAGGCCATCCTCCACTCACTGAGCGAACTCACGCCAGTCTACGAGAACGAACGCTCCTACTTCGTCCTCGGGAGCTACGACCGCGAGCCGATCCGCCGGCTCAACCTCGTCGTCGACCGGCTCAACCGTCGCCCCGACGCCTACGCCTTCCGCATGGTCGACGTCCGCGGCGAGTGGGAAAACGGCATCCAAAAGTTTTGTCTCATTGCGGACCTCGTCACCCACGTCGTCGGCATCGCCGAGAAGGAGCCAAGTGACTTCCTCGTCGAACAGGGCCTCCTCGCGGGCACCACCGAGTTCTTCGAGAAGAGCTACGTCCTGAAACGCGAGTACCCAGACACCGAGGAGGACCATCCCTTCGGCTGGATGCAAGATGGCGTCTTCGAGCTACTCGAGTCCGAGGGCCGACTCCACCGGTGGGAGACAGAGGCGGACCTCACCGAAGCGGCAGAAAAGCTTCCCTGAGCGCTGCTTTAGTGTGTAGCTATCTTTTCCGGAAGATCAGGTGTGACCCGACACCGAAACCGGTTCGTAGGGTTCTTCCAGGTACGCCATATCCGACGCTGACAGCGAGATGTCGAGCGCCTCGACGGCCTGTTCCAGGTGCTCGACGCTCGTCGTCCCGATAATCGGTGCGTCGACCCAGTCTTTGTGCAGGAGCCAGGCGAGGGAGATCTGAGCCATCGTGACACCCTTCTCGGCCGCGAGTTCGGCGACACGTTCGTTGATCTCTCTGCCGCCACCCTCGCGGTAGGGGTGATTGTACATGTGCTCCTCTGCTTCCCCGCGGGTCGTCGCGTCGATGTCCTCGTGCGGGCGCGTGAGATATCCTCGGGCGAGCGGAGACCAGGGGAGGACACCGATATCTTCTTTCGCACAGAGCGGCAGCATCTCGCGTTCCTCCTCGCGGTAGACGAGGTTGTAGTGGTTCTGCATCGTGACGAACTGATTGAGAGCCAGTTGGTCGCTCGTGTGTAACGCATCGGCGAACTGGTGAGCCCACATCGAGGAAGCCCCCACGTACCGCACGTGACCCCGGCGGACGGCGTCGTCGAGTGCCCGCATGGTCGTCTCGATTGGCGTCTCGTCGTCCCAGCGGTGGATCTGGTAGAGATCAATCGTATCTACGCCCAGGCGCTCGCGGCTGGCCGCGAGTTCCTGCTCAATCGTTTTTCGGGAGAGTCCCCCCGAGTTGGGGTCGTCGTCGCGCATCGGATGGTAGACTTTGGTCGCGACGACGGCCTCCTGCTGGTAGTCGAACTCCGCAAGGGCATCGCCGAGGATGCGCTCGGACTCCCCTCGCGAGTACATGTTCGCGGTATCAAAGAAGTTGATCCCGAGGTCGATTGCGCGTTCGATGATTTCCTTGCTCTCCTCGTCTTCGAGTACCCACTCCCGCCAGTCCGAGGAGCCGAAGCTCATGCAGCCGAGACAGAGGCGACTCACTTCCATACCAGTGGTGCCGAGTGTCGTGTACTCCATACGCGTGCCTCGACGAGAAGGGTGAAAACAGTACTGTCCGTCGACTACCGGTTTCGGAGAGTCTGTCTGGCTCCACCAGATTTTAGTGTCGAATGAGCATACAGTCACGTGCATATGACGGACGAACACACTGACCGAGAGACCCAGCGCACCGACGAGGACAGTGGTATCGTCTCGCGCATCAAGAACGTGTTCGACCGCGACTAGCGGCACAAACGCGGACACGACAGCACAGTCGATCGGCCGTTCTTCCGTCATCCCCGCTTTCTTGGGCCGCACCAAACCCTGACAGCCTCAGCTACACGATTCCGCGTACCAGCGAGCCGAACACTGGCAACCCAATCGCCGCCCCCACGATGAGGTAGACGACCGGGGCCATCTCGAGTACCTGCGCTGTCGCCCCGCCCAGGCTGATCACGAACAGACCGAGAACGACGAGGCCGAACCCAGCTGCGGTGACGAGCGCTCGCCAGAAGGTCGTCGAGACGAGTCCAACGAGCGCACCGCCGAGGACGAGACCGATCCAGTGGAACCACGCGAACACGACGCCGAGTCCACCGGCGAGGACGAGCGCGACGGCGCGACGGCGCGGCGTCGTTCGAATGGACTCGAGTTCCTGTTCCACGCTGGCGGGGATGCCGTCGCCGCCGAGTGTGCTGGTCGTTCTTCGTTCCAGTGTGGGGTCTGATTGCGATTTCGAGTCGGGTTCGGATTCCGGATCCGACTCCGGTTCCGATTTGTGGTTCAGGTCCCCGTCCTCTCTCCCGCTGTCGTCACGATCAGGTTGTGACGTCATTGGTCACCCTCCGCGACGAACGAGACATCCGGCTCACCGTCGCCAGTCGTGCGGTCCATCGGCTTCTGCTCGCCGTTTCGCCACTGATCGAACTGATCGTCGTAATGCGGCGAGAAGTAGTCACCCGAGTTCCCACCGGGCAGGACCGCCGTCGCGTCGCCACCGGGTTCGACGACCATTCGCCAGCTCGCGCCAACTGCCGACTCGACGCGGTAGTTCTTGACCGTCGCCCGCGAGCCGTCCGTCGGTGCCGTCTCGTAGTCCAGAAACGGCGCTTCGACGGCAAATGGGTGCTCGATCGTCCGCGTCGAGTTCCAGTCACCGTAGGTTTCCCAGCCTTCGGCGTCGATTTCCGAGCGGGCGTTCTCGAGTGCCCCGAGCATCGCTTCCGCCTTCGACTGGTCGTCAAAGACCTCGCTATCCTCAGGCAACGTCGCGATGATCCAGTCGTTCGGATAGTACGACTCGTCGAGCCCCGCATCCTCGAATCCGTCCTCGAAAAGCCGGTGGCGGTAGTGGTCGAACCACCGGGCGAACACGAGCGCGCCGCGAGAGTCGCGGTCCATCCGGTAGTCCCAGTCTTCGAGGGTGTCGAAAACGTCGCCGAACTCGTCCGTGTTGCTCTCTGCGAGTGCGTCGAGCAGGTCCGGCACGAGCTGTGCTGCCCGCCCGTCGTACGTATCGTTCTGCAACTCGCGATGGAAGTCGAGGTCTGTCGGCTCGCCGCGCTCGAGTTGCTCGTCGAGGCGGTCGTAAATCCGCTCGCCCCGGTAAGGTGCCGCGTAGGCGACGCCGACGTAGTGTTCGGGGTCGTCAGCCACGCGCTGGTTCGCCGTCGCGAGCACGTCCGGATCGATCGCGTGCGGCTTCTCCTCGAAGGGGACGAAGCCGTCCCAGGAGGATTCGCCGAACGGCGTAAAGCCCTCCCACTCGCCCTCGCCCGCGGAGCCGTCGAAGATCTGATTACCGGATACCGGTTCGCCGTCTATTTCCCGAATCGGGAGTTTTCCAGTCGCGTAGTACATCGTCCGTCCGTCCGCGTCCGCGTAGACGAGATTCTGTGTGGGCAGGTCGAACTTCCGGGTGGACTCGAGTACCTCGTCCAGTCCGTCACTGCGCTCGAATTCGTAGATTGCGTCGGTCGTCCGCGTGGCAGTGTGGCCGGTCCAGGCGACGCCGACGGTCTGGCCCTCGCGCTCGAGGACGGGGCCGTGGACGGTTTTCCGGAGTGTCAGCGTTCGATTCTCGCCGCCTGCGACGGCGATTTCGCGTTCCTCGGTGTCAAAATCGCGCCACTCGCCCTGGTAGCGGTAGCGCTCGCCGTCCTCGTCGATGTCGTACTCGTAGCAGTCGAGGACGTCCGCACCGACGTTGGTGAACGACCAGGTGCCGCTGTCGTTCGCGCCGGTGATGACGAACGGGACGCCGGGGAAGGTTGCCCCACGGACCGATGTATTGGGTGTCTCGACGTGCTGTTCGTACCACAGCGGCGGCGTCATCAGGGTGAGATGGGGGTCGTAGGCGACGATTGGGAGTCCGCTCTCGGTGTGGTCGCCGGAGACGACCCAGCTGTTTGAGCCGACGCCGGGCGGTGATTCGAACCCTGAGAGCCAGCTGGTTAGTGCTGGACCGATGCTGGCGGTGGTGGTTGTGTCGGTTTCGCTGTCCTCGGGTGAGGAGTTGCTAGCAGAACCGACGGAATCAGACCG
The DNA window shown above is from Natrialba magadii ATCC 43099 and carries:
- a CDS encoding penicillin acylase family protein; amino-acid sequence: MTNDTTRRTVLAGVLAAGVGGLALTDAHDLLDQFAPLSGDAWDAADRTLPGTVESPHGEASIHYDEFGVPTISADDEEAAYFAVGYAQAFDRLFQLDLQRRVMRGQVSELVGEAMLEDDEFHVAMDFAGAAEATWEHVADTPAGPLVQAYTDGVNAVIENEQLPLEFELLGAEPEPWTPVDSMLMEKQISWDLTGNFGELREALIAERLGDDVVAELYPDRLDHDVPILREEIDADRLDENGEGDTGDSESAGNSSVSTATAPRSDSVGSASNSSPEDSETDTTTTASIGPALTSWLSGFESPPGVGSNSWVVSGDHTESGLPIVAYDPHLTLMTPPLWYEQHVETPNTSVRGATFPGVPFVITGANDSGTWSFTNVGADVLDCYEYDIDEDGERYRYQGEWRDFDTEEREIAVAGGENRTLTLRKTVHGPVLEREGQTVGVAWTGHTATRTTDAIYEFERSDGLDEVLESTRKFDLPTQNLVYADADGRTMYYATGKLPIREIDGEPVSGNQIFDGSAGEGEWEGFTPFGESSWDGFVPFEEKPHAIDPDVLATANQRVADDPEHYVGVAYAAPYRGERIYDRLDEQLERGEPTDLDFHRELQNDTYDGRAAQLVPDLLDALAESNTDEFGDVFDTLEDWDYRMDRDSRGALVFARWFDHYRHRLFEDGFEDAGLDESYYPNDWIIATLPEDSEVFDDQSKAEAMLGALENARSEIDAEGWETYGDWNSTRTIEHPFAVEAPFLDYETAPTDGSRATVKNYRVESAVGASWRMVVEPGGDATAVLPGGNSGDYFSPHYDDQFDQWRNGEQKPMDRTTGDGEPDVSFVAEGDQ
- a CDS encoding aldo/keto reductase, producing the protein MEYTTLGTTGMEVSRLCLGCMSFGSSDWREWVLEDEESKEIIERAIDLGINFFDTANMYSRGESERILGDALAEFDYQQEAVVATKVYHPMRDDDPNSGGLSRKTIEQELAASRERLGVDTIDLYQIHRWDDETPIETTMRALDDAVRRGHVRYVGASSMWAHQFADALHTSDQLALNQFVTMQNHYNLVYREEEREMLPLCAKEDIGVLPWSPLARGYLTRPHEDIDATTRGEAEEHMYNHPYREGGGREINERVAELAAEKGVTMAQISLAWLLHKDWVDAPIIGTTSVEHLEQAVEALDISLSASDMAYLEEPYEPVSVSGHT
- a CDS encoding CBS domain-containing protein: MELPTPADLRQRRTDLGLTQSELAETADVSQPLIARIEGGDVDPRLSTLRRIVNALEKAESDVVRAEDLMNEAVVNVTPDDPVKEAARKMEEEAYSQLAVIQDGIPVGSISQSDLVHLDSAARDEPIADHMSESFPTVSKDATLDEISNLLEHYKAVMITEAGETVGIITEADVASRFS
- a CDS encoding helix-turn-helix domain-containing protein, which encodes MSTRLGTTEGSNARELLHFVTQQTRFALLTNIVQHPEQLPSMYELEQLNPSVSDATVYKHVQKLIDVGVVREVSLPEDERQQGYPWKFYALTDDGRQFLDEHNVLAAEETLQQLYETISDKPEKMIRYENAPRPALE
- a CDS encoding DUF555 domain-containing protein, giving the protein MGNYLVAMEAAWLVRDVDSIDDAIGVAVSEAGKRLNSENMDYVEVEVGATGCPACGEPFDSAFVAAQTALVGLGLEMEVFNADSEEHASRIAKSEVGGALRDVPLSVVEIMETPADE